CTACAAGCGAAGAAAGGACTCCGAATTCCGCCGGAACCTGAGAAGAAACGAGCGCAAGCAGGTCCGGgccgagaaggaagaagcagaagcctcCACACAGCGACTACGCGGCCTCATCAAGGCAAAGGTGGACGAAGCTAAGGAGGAGGGTTTCCCTGTGGGcgtggaggagagagaagcttTCTTCAACGAACAGGTTATGACGGGCGAGATGCTGAGCCAGGATCGTATGAACGAACCCCTCCATGTCGCTATCTACGCACCATCAAAAGCACAAAGACTGACTCTTATCTCTTCGCCAATATAGCTTCTAAGATGATCGATTCTGCGCTCGCTTTCTACAAGGGTCTCAAGGTCTACCCTGCTCCCGGCGACCTTATCAAGATCTACGACAGCACTGTTCCCAAGGTAGATTATGTCATTGCTATATGCGTTGCATCGACTGGATTTGTAGCTGACGATTTTGTTCCCCCACAGCCTATACTAGACATCCTGGCCGACATGATTGCATACGACGGCGACATTAGCATTCGCACTCGTCCCTCATCCGCAGGCATCAACCTGGGCGACATCCCCAGCGTTGGCCTCGACTAAATCAACACTCTCCGAGAATCAACAAAATAGCAGAGTGTTTTCCTCTCCACTCCACTCAGCTTCTATCAaaaaatgatgatgagaagggaagaaaaaaagacaatgcATCGACTTTCCTTCTGCAACGAAAACGAAAAGCCTTTGAACTTGGCAAAGAACTGAtgacaagggagagaaaacaaaaagaaaataaaaactgACAAAAATAAGTCCTTTTTGACTCGAAGCTCCGGATCCCTCCTCTTTCATTATACATCTCCATCTGTACCtagaaaaacaaaacatgaGGGGGGAAACGCAAAAATCGCTTTGGTGTACCATAAAAATCCTGTACCTCTTTCTTTACGGGCTCTTTCTTCTCGCCCCGGGATGCAAAATATCTGGTGGGCATTTGTGTAAACAGTTGTATGCGGTGATATGATACAGCCATGGGAGGTCTTTGGGAAGGGCAGTGCGGGTAGCGTTTCCATAATCCAACATGAAATTCTAATGGCTTGAATTCTTTTGGTCTACGTGATGTTGTCGGGGCATGTCTCTTATCTACCAGTCTTTTGGATGACAATACTATGATATTATGCTTTTCATCTTATTCATACATACTGTAACATTAAGCAATCTTACTCGGGCGCCTCTCGCGCAACAATGGCCTCCATCTTGCGGCCCTTCCTGTCCACTCTCTCGTCTCGAGGATCGAATCCTCCATTCCCCCACAGCGCCCACTCAGGAGTCGGCGGGCCCATGTAGTCCTCAGGCGTCCAATCGCCATCAGCGCCCCtctcctcaagaagctcaaagaaCTTTTGATAATCGATGTGTGTGTGCCACTTGCCATCGACGTTGAAACGGTTGCTCGCCAGCAAGACGCAGCAGCTGTGCGCATGCTCGGCTGCGATGCCGTACCCGAGGCCCTTCTCCGCAAGCCGCTTGTCCAAGGCTTTTACAAACTCGCAGACTTCCCAGTAGAACGGTACGTTGGACATGCTGAGGCCGGCGTTGGAGGATGTTGACGTGCCGCAGTACGTCACACCCTTGACCTCGACGAAACATGGCAGTCCGCGCTCAATGAGCTGGGCATAGCCTTCGACCTCGTCTTCCACGTTGAAGCCCTTGACGAGGGTGAGGCGGTAGACGGTGCGGTGGCGGAAACGCTTCTCGCGGAGGATGTCTAGGCATCGGAGGAACCGCTCCCAGAAATCGCGGTGGAGAGGCCTGTCAATCTTTTTCAACGAATCTTTGTTGGAGGCGTCAATGGACACATATAGCTGCGTGACGGCCTTGAGAGCAGCGAGTTGGTCGGGATGTTGCGCGTTACAGACTAGGAAAGACGAGATGCGCTCGTTGTGCAACATGGCGAGGAATTCGTTGATGTAGGGATAGAAAATGGGCTCTCCAACCAGAGACAGAGCGCAGTGTCGGATCCTCAGAGCCTCGGCATATCGCTCTGCTCGGACACCGGGTACACCGCGCATCATCTTGATCTTTTTGTAGTGGTTCTCCTTGACACCGTCGAAAATCATGTCAGGAGGATCAACCACCCATCGCCAGGTTGTGCCGACGGGGTTCGTTCCGTGACGCCAGCAAAAGACACACTTATTAGAGCATGAGAGCGAAGGGGTGGTTTCCATACACTGGTGAGAGTTGATGCCGTAAAGAGAGTACTTGTAGCAGCTACCTCGTCCACGCAGAGCAGACTTGGTCCAGCGACAGATCTTCACACCAGAGTGGGAGCCTACGATGGAGTAGCCTTGTTTGGTAAGAGCGGTATAAGTCGGTGAGTCCTTTGCTACCATTTCCTTGATGATCGGTGCCtgagccttcttcttgttggtggAAGTATATGTGGTAAAATCGACGGCTAGGGGTGCTTTCCGAGTGCCTTCATTTCCGTCTTTTGTGCGAATCATTTTGCCAAGATCTTCAACATCGTCCAATGGTCGGGAATCGTCGGATTTTCTGCCCTCGCTAggctcctcatcatcgaaAACGActtcgccatcatcagcttcggcctcctcgtcatcactTTCGACCGCATCACCACTACCGGGTACTCCTTCACCGAGGAACCCGGTTTGGGCGGCCTGAGCAATGACATCTTGGACTCCTGAGGTCCATTCCGCAAATCGTTCCGCGTGATCACTCTTCATGTCGCCCATTCCTACGGGATAGGCTCGCTTTCGACCGGTCAACTTGGACATCCATTTGTCTAGGTCCTTGGCTTGGAAGCAGAATCC
This genomic stretch from Trichoderma breve strain T069 chromosome 1, whole genome shotgun sequence harbors:
- a CDS encoding MAS20 protein import receptor domain-containing protein, producing the protein MVNTSTVVTASVATVATGLVAYAMYFDYKRRKDSEFRRNLRRNERKQVRAEKEEAEASTQRLRGLIKAKVDEAKEEGFPVGVEEREAFFNEQVMTGEMLSQDPSKMIDSALAFYKGLKVYPAPGDLIKIYDSTVPKPILDILADMIAYDGDISIRTRPSSAGINLGDIPSVGLD
- a CDS encoding wyosine base formation domain-containing protein: MDAGSRLQLEAMVADLVEVWHIHRTTIILASLFLLAGLRIFLHTTEKREPLAALPKIYNQEQPKTSEKPIVKAQPVVDTEKKSTGPRRIKGGLTRKSSQEGKTATTESTDRPAKVLVFFSSVTTKTEKIARDYINALETFVDQKAKETDGKFLKPELLDLTEIDFEDYFVSPPKSAEGAAYFYLFLIPSYNIDTINDTFLQHLQETHHDFRIDTAPLSSLIGYSVFGFGDKEGWPNEDEGFCFQAKDLDKWMSKLTGRKRAYPVGMGDMKSDHAERFAEWTSGVQDVIAQAAQTGFLGEGVPGSGDAVESDDEEAEADDGEVVFDDEEPSEGRKSDDSRPLDDVEDLGKMIRTKDGNEGTRKAPLAVDFTTYTSTNKKKAQAPIIKEMVAKDSPTYTALTKQGYSIVGSHSGVKICRWTKSALRGRGSCYKYSLYGINSHQCMETTPSLSCSNKCVFCWRHGTNPVGTTWRWVVDPPDMIFDGVKENHYKKIKMMRGVPGVRAERYAEALRIRHCALSLVGEPIFYPYINEFLAMLHNERISSFLVCNAQHPDQLAALKAVTQLYVSIDASNKDSLKKIDRPLHRDFWERFLRCLDILREKRFRHRTVYRLTLVKGFNVEDEVEGYAQLIERGLPCFVEVKGVTYCGTSTSSNAGLSMSNVPFYWEVCEFVKALDKRLAEKGLGYGIAAEHAHSCCVLLASNRFNVDGKWHTHIDYQKFFELLEERGADGDWTPEDYMGPPTPEWALWGNGGFDPRDERVDRKGRKMEAIVAREAPE